The Streptomyces sp. NBC_00440 genome contains a region encoding:
- a CDS encoding S53 family peptidase, whose amino-acid sequence MRPGTKGIRAIAVAAVLAAATAALSAPAAQADPTKKDPVRLTAAQLAKLSAHYTPRSDGTPGLVAAAEGTPADAKDSKSGATVSAPATAPSIDQKASWETARGAASTLALGGTGDWVSVFSGGTVSRYNAKGDPVWQRTSHSLYTDWQVKPKVPYQTEEYTPVMYEGYDPYEPSSTGTHPYAQADFNGDGVADIAVAYSVGASPARSFTSPGSTLPSGTFVSVLDGRSGKMLWHKLLPGYVGSLLAQDGKLIVADRTGPDWGDDPVAEQGDSRSSLLAYTLTPGSGGSLKAHSAWKYSTGAPWASWTDVESLTGGRITVGWTDTPLGLGNPRPADGHVMVLDTADGHVTVNTKTPGYPRILHQDPGSDRVLVAEQNDPLDAVRWDLTAINARSGARKVLGSRDNTIPEAFLVNGQAHGKQARYAVAELGIDPVDLSDGQSTISGWDDSGDTVWHYRTASTVGGANAPTLSLQYDPSGHGQVVAAVADPTAVTPAEPEGIYHSQLIAFDARDGDIAWRREGDVAGDQVTPYRGRLLTVGYDLTAWSIDPKQGNSTALPLLGDNYASVATDVNGDGVKDLIVGGQSHGVFALDGRDLDRASPRILWHSAVGAAVHQLQLSEVADKQGKSAQRLVAATSRGFAVLDPHKGKVTTDIDTGAFQFGVAVTGGRIIASGSKGVSAYTADGTTRWTYRPAGTKDKQVAYSTPATDGDGRLFLEYGGTRSGTDTGPGDPAPTAVALNSATGAKLWQEQPSGVGADWIEAQAGVFVGSAVPGADGHGVAFAWGGEKFNSPHLVQTVDGTTGKVLTKRDSTGASTFQGFAGSQKYGLVELHAYEMTVYPPDGGPAYDVLNDENVQQGVFATTTGGNETFVGGGGGLFQFTQPFPNTPEQYVDSSSSAFSLFAGSLTPAGLGGKGAGTDLIGLPEDTTAYAVNQLIGGFEYDMRAVDSYQHGVTVQRVGDAKAAAPTAKLQSLPGSDATSKAVKDPALPSGTASPDLRIRATHKVDPAADTETAPGYSPQQIQARLGLKGDGTGQTIAIVDAYDYPTAKADLNHFAAHFDLPQTCDSVPAGTDCFDFQQTYASGTKPAANSGWEEEEALDIEWAHSVAPHAKIVLMEAADASTTGLFQAVDKAASLHPAAVSNSWGMSEFSEESFYDGHCKLADSVCTQSTGDAGYPAGYSSTNPYALAIGGTSLQLDSSGATLGETAWSSTGGGLSYFEKRPAYQKGVQSSRFRATPDVSFVADPRTGVAVYTSAGGTAQWLEVGGTSLSAPVWAAVLTAADQLRATAHKPHLAAAGPDGDTAHRDVYGLGASLKDITSGSNGLCGTECTAGPGYDTVTGLGSPLAGVDTALGAMK is encoded by the coding sequence ATGAGACCCGGAACAAAGGGCATACGCGCCATAGCGGTGGCGGCGGTGCTTGCCGCTGCCACCGCGGCGCTGTCCGCGCCCGCGGCGCAGGCCGACCCGACGAAGAAGGATCCCGTGCGGCTGACCGCCGCACAACTGGCCAAGCTCAGCGCCCACTACACTCCCCGCTCCGACGGCACGCCCGGCCTCGTCGCCGCAGCCGAGGGCACCCCGGCCGACGCCAAGGACTCCAAGTCCGGTGCCACGGTGTCCGCCCCCGCGACGGCACCCTCGATCGACCAGAAGGCGAGCTGGGAGACGGCTCGTGGCGCGGCCTCGACCCTGGCACTGGGCGGCACGGGCGACTGGGTCTCGGTGTTCTCCGGCGGCACGGTGAGCCGCTACAACGCCAAGGGCGACCCGGTCTGGCAGCGCACCAGCCACTCCCTCTACACCGACTGGCAGGTCAAGCCCAAGGTTCCGTACCAGACCGAGGAGTACACCCCGGTCATGTACGAGGGGTACGACCCGTACGAGCCGTCCTCGACCGGCACACATCCCTACGCGCAGGCGGACTTCAACGGCGACGGCGTGGCCGACATCGCCGTCGCCTACTCCGTCGGTGCGAGCCCCGCCCGCAGCTTCACATCGCCGGGCTCGACGCTCCCGTCCGGGACCTTCGTCAGTGTCCTCGACGGCCGCAGCGGCAAGATGCTCTGGCACAAGCTCCTGCCCGGGTACGTCGGTTCGCTGCTCGCCCAGGACGGCAAACTCATCGTGGCCGACCGCACCGGCCCCGACTGGGGTGACGACCCGGTGGCCGAACAGGGCGACAGCCGCAGCTCGCTGCTCGCCTACACCCTGACGCCGGGTTCGGGCGGCAGCCTCAAGGCGCACTCGGCCTGGAAGTACAGCACCGGCGCCCCCTGGGCGTCGTGGACCGATGTCGAGTCGCTGACCGGTGGCCGTATCACCGTCGGCTGGACCGACACCCCGCTGGGGCTCGGCAACCCGCGGCCGGCCGACGGGCACGTCATGGTGCTCGACACCGCTGACGGCCATGTCACCGTCAACACCAAGACCCCCGGGTATCCGCGCATCCTGCACCAGGACCCGGGCTCGGACCGCGTCCTGGTCGCCGAGCAGAACGACCCGCTCGACGCCGTCCGCTGGGACCTCACCGCCATCAATGCCCGCAGCGGCGCCCGCAAGGTGCTCGGCTCGCGCGACAACACCATTCCCGAGGCGTTCCTCGTCAACGGCCAGGCCCACGGCAAGCAGGCCCGTTACGCCGTGGCCGAACTCGGCATCGACCCGGTCGACCTGAGCGACGGACAGAGCACCATCTCCGGCTGGGACGACAGCGGCGACACCGTCTGGCACTACCGGACCGCCAGCACCGTGGGCGGCGCCAACGCGCCCACCCTCTCGCTCCAGTACGACCCGAGCGGACACGGCCAGGTCGTCGCGGCGGTCGCCGACCCGACCGCCGTCACCCCGGCCGAGCCCGAGGGCATCTACCACAGCCAGCTCATCGCCTTCGACGCCCGCGACGGCGACATCGCGTGGCGCCGCGAGGGCGACGTCGCAGGCGACCAGGTGACGCCCTACCGGGGCCGCCTGCTCACCGTCGGCTACGACCTGACCGCCTGGAGCATCGACCCGAAGCAGGGCAACAGCACCGCGCTGCCGCTGCTCGGCGACAACTACGCCTCCGTGGCCACCGACGTCAACGGTGACGGTGTCAAGGACCTGATCGTCGGCGGCCAGAGCCACGGCGTCTTCGCCCTCGACGGCCGCGACCTCGACCGCGCGTCGCCCCGCATCCTGTGGCACAGCGCCGTCGGTGCGGCCGTCCATCAGCTGCAGCTGTCCGAAGTCGCCGACAAGCAGGGGAAGTCGGCGCAGCGCCTGGTCGCCGCCACCTCCCGCGGCTTCGCCGTGCTCGACCCGCACAAGGGAAAGGTGACCACCGACATCGACACCGGCGCCTTCCAGTTCGGGGTGGCCGTCACCGGCGGCCGCATCATCGCCAGTGGCAGCAAGGGCGTCAGCGCCTACACCGCGGACGGCACCACCCGCTGGACCTACCGGCCCGCGGGCACCAAGGACAAGCAGGTGGCGTACTCGACGCCGGCCACGGACGGCGACGGCCGCCTCTTCCTCGAATACGGCGGAACGCGCTCCGGCACCGACACCGGCCCCGGTGACCCGGCCCCGACCGCGGTCGCCCTCAACTCCGCGACCGGCGCCAAGCTGTGGCAGGAGCAGCCGAGCGGGGTGGGCGCCGACTGGATCGAGGCGCAGGCCGGTGTGTTCGTCGGCTCCGCCGTCCCCGGCGCCGACGGCCACGGGGTGGCCTTCGCCTGGGGCGGGGAGAAGTTCAACTCGCCGCACCTGGTCCAGACCGTCGACGGAACCACCGGCAAGGTCCTGACCAAGCGCGACTCGACCGGCGCCAGCACCTTCCAGGGCTTCGCCGGCTCCCAGAAGTACGGGCTGGTCGAACTGCACGCCTACGAGATGACGGTGTACCCGCCCGACGGCGGCCCCGCCTACGACGTCCTCAACGACGAGAACGTCCAGCAGGGCGTGTTCGCCACCACCACCGGCGGCAACGAGACGTTCGTCGGCGGCGGGGGCGGCCTGTTCCAGTTCACGCAGCCCTTCCCGAACACCCCCGAGCAGTACGTCGACTCCAGCAGCTCCGCGTTCTCCCTGTTCGCCGGTTCGCTCACTCCGGCAGGTCTCGGCGGCAAGGGCGCCGGAACCGACCTGATCGGGCTGCCCGAGGACACCACCGCCTACGCGGTCAACCAGCTGATCGGCGGCTTCGAATACGACATGCGCGCCGTGGACAGCTACCAGCACGGCGTGACCGTCCAGCGGGTCGGTGATGCCAAGGCGGCCGCGCCGACGGCCAAGCTCCAGTCCCTGCCCGGCAGCGACGCGACGTCCAAGGCCGTCAAGGACCCGGCCCTGCCCAGTGGCACGGCATCCCCGGACCTGCGTATCCGGGCCACCCACAAGGTGGACCCGGCCGCGGACACCGAGACCGCGCCCGGCTACAGCCCGCAGCAGATCCAGGCCCGGCTCGGCCTCAAGGGTGACGGCACGGGTCAGACCATCGCCATCGTCGACGCCTACGACTACCCCACGGCGAAGGCCGACCTGAACCACTTCGCCGCGCACTTCGACCTGCCGCAGACCTGTGACAGCGTCCCGGCCGGCACCGACTGCTTCGACTTCCAGCAGACGTACGCGAGCGGCACCAAGCCGGCCGCGAACTCCGGCTGGGAGGAGGAAGAGGCCCTCGACATCGAGTGGGCCCACTCCGTCGCCCCGCACGCGAAGATCGTGCTGATGGAGGCGGCGGACGCCTCAACAACAGGACTCTTCCAGGCCGTCGACAAGGCGGCCTCACTGCACCCGGCGGCCGTCAGCAACAGCTGGGGCATGTCGGAGTTCTCCGAGGAGTCCTTCTACGACGGCCACTGCAAGCTCGCGGACTCGGTGTGCACCCAGTCCACCGGCGACGCCGGCTACCCGGCGGGCTACTCCAGCACCAACCCGTACGCGCTGGCCATCGGCGGCACCAGCCTCCAGCTGGACTCCTCCGGCGCCACGCTCGGTGAGACGGCGTGGTCGTCGACCGGTGGCGGCCTCAGCTACTTCGAGAAGCGCCCGGCCTACCAGAAGGGTGTCCAGTCATCCCGTTTCCGGGCCACCCCCGACGTGAGCTTCGTGGCCGACCCGCGCACCGGCGTGGCTGTCTACACCAGCGCCGGAGGGACCGCCCAGTGGCTGGAGGTCGGTGGCACCAGCCTGTCCGCACCGGTCTGGGCCGCGGTCCTCACCGCCGCCGACCAGCTGCGCGCCACCGCCCACAAGCCGCATCTGGCCGCCGCCGGACCGGACGGGGACACCGCGCACCGTGACGTCTACGGGCTCGGCGCGTCGCTCAAGGACATCACGTCGGGCTCCAACGGACTGTGCGGGACGGAGTGCACGGCCGGTCCGGGCTACGACACGGTGACCGGGCTCGGCTCTCCCCTCGCGGGGGTGGACACCGCCCTCGGCGCGATGAAGTAA
- a CDS encoding DUF3048 domain-containing protein translates to MSRLKALRAGAAAALAVGLAVGCSPTGGGHEGSGRSVLTGENGAAGRVLAVKVDNVPAARPQTGLNDADLVYAIEVEGGLSRLMAVYDSSHLPPTVGPVRSARETDLQLLAAYDQPALAFSGAQSKLLPVLKSSDIITRTGTSAFFRDPHRPAPHNEYVHTKGLTDGAGTAKDIGLRFASKTPGGGRAVTVTSASMPSARFTFTWSAPRYRVAMDGSTSPWTADNVIIQRVQVKESRFHSRTGYVPFSQTVGSGSGVVLRDGRSYDVHWSRPAEDAGTTYTSDGRTLPLRPGRTWIVLEPA, encoded by the coding sequence GTGAGCAGGCTGAAAGCACTCCGGGCAGGCGCGGCGGCGGCCCTTGCCGTCGGGCTCGCCGTCGGTTGTTCACCGACGGGCGGCGGGCACGAGGGCTCGGGCCGTTCCGTCCTGACAGGGGAGAACGGGGCCGCCGGGCGGGTGCTCGCCGTCAAGGTCGACAACGTACCCGCCGCCCGGCCGCAGACCGGGCTCAACGACGCGGACCTCGTGTACGCCATCGAGGTCGAAGGCGGGCTCTCGCGGCTCATGGCCGTGTATGACAGCAGCCATCTGCCTCCGACGGTCGGGCCCGTCCGCAGTGCGCGGGAGACGGACCTTCAGCTGCTCGCCGCGTACGACCAGCCCGCCCTCGCGTTCTCCGGTGCCCAGAGCAAGCTGCTGCCCGTGCTCAAGAGCTCGGACATCATCACCAGGACCGGTACCAGTGCGTTCTTCCGCGACCCGCACCGGCCGGCCCCGCACAACGAGTACGTCCACACGAAGGGGCTCACCGACGGCGCCGGGACCGCCAAGGACATCGGCCTGCGCTTCGCGTCGAAGACACCCGGTGGCGGCAGAGCGGTGACCGTCACCTCGGCCTCGATGCCCTCCGCCCGGTTCACCTTCACCTGGAGCGCGCCGCGGTACCGGGTCGCCATGGACGGCTCGACGTCGCCCTGGACCGCCGACAACGTGATCATCCAGCGGGTGCAGGTCAAGGAGTCACGCTTCCACAGCCGTACCGGCTATGTCCCGTTCTCCCAGACCGTAGGCAGCGGTTCCGGCGTGGTGCTGCGCGACGGGCGGTCGTACGACGTGCACTGGAGCAGGCCGGCGGAGGACGCCGGGACGACGTACACCTCCGACGGGCGGACCCTGCCGCTGCGGCCGGGCAGGACCTGGATCGTTCTCGAACCCGCCTGA
- a CDS encoding TetR/AcrR family transcriptional regulator: MLEEAMTAIAENGLAALTMSALAERLGTSGGHILYYFGSKDRLLLEALRWSEDALTGERRALLAGRTAAARRLDRFLQLYLPKGERDPRWMLWIELWARAGSNEQLRAAQEELDRGWQEDLEAVLAKGAAQHRFTIDDVPGRAGELLALLDGLSTRVALGQRGADRRAALASARSAAARLLGAADLADTRESGSRA; the protein is encoded by the coding sequence ATGCTCGAAGAGGCCATGACGGCCATCGCAGAGAACGGGCTCGCCGCGCTCACCATGTCCGCACTCGCCGAACGGCTGGGGACCAGCGGCGGCCACATCCTGTACTACTTCGGCAGCAAGGACCGGCTGCTCCTGGAGGCGCTGCGCTGGAGCGAGGACGCGCTCACCGGGGAGCGCCGAGCGCTGCTCGCGGGCCGGACGGCGGCGGCGCGCCGGCTCGACCGCTTCCTCCAGCTGTATCTGCCCAAGGGCGAGCGGGACCCGCGCTGGATGCTGTGGATCGAACTGTGGGCGCGCGCCGGGTCGAACGAGCAGCTGCGCGCGGCCCAGGAGGAGCTGGACCGCGGCTGGCAGGAGGACCTCGAAGCGGTGCTCGCCAAGGGCGCGGCGCAGCACCGCTTCACGATCGACGACGTACCGGGCCGTGCGGGTGAACTCCTGGCGCTGCTGGACGGGTTGAGTACCCGGGTGGCCCTGGGCCAGCGGGGCGCGGACCGCCGGGCGGCCCTGGCGTCGGCCCGGTCGGCGGCGGCGCGGCTGCTCGGCGCGGCGGACCTGGCGGACACCCGCGAGTCCGGTTCGCGGGCGTAA
- a CDS encoding purine-cytosine permease family protein, whose amino-acid sequence MARQPTDVTERTTPPGAERNTPTNTAPTPAGGGTGVASDEVFQVETHGIDPIPDEERHGSAKDLFWLWFGSNLTFTYVINGALAVSFGLSFWQATAVVVIGGLTFFVISAAGLSGIRTGTATLVISRASFGVLGNFPAGLLNWIVSIGYTIVNTVVGTLALESLFADLGWRGGGDTARALALVITLAVTFAVAMWGHATVQFAERWMAYVLAAGFGVLLVFLLPGATTGAASGGAPGFSGWTLAFVVMLAGPFSYLPMPADYTRYLPRETSLRSITWSGALGGLISSVALGVAGVAAATQADMTDAVAGVEKLLPGWFQPVFLLLVLGGSVTNSILTLYSSSLNLQVLGIPWSRARAIIVSVVVTALGSLGALFLVDFTESLLSFLSLLIIVFAPWGGVFLADMLIRRCRYDTRALHAGRGGAYWYRGGFHLAGMASLVAGMAFAALTCNSELWTGPLVAPLGGGDLTLLGSVVSGLVYWALTRRQLRTAPADS is encoded by the coding sequence ATGGCGCGACAACCGACGGATGTCACCGAGCGGACCACCCCGCCGGGCGCCGAGCGGAATACCCCGACGAACACCGCGCCGACACCGGCCGGTGGGGGTACCGGGGTCGCCAGCGACGAGGTGTTCCAGGTCGAGACGCACGGCATCGACCCGATCCCGGACGAGGAGCGGCACGGCAGTGCCAAGGACCTCTTCTGGCTCTGGTTCGGCTCCAACCTGACGTTCACCTACGTCATCAACGGCGCCCTCGCCGTCAGCTTCGGGCTCTCCTTCTGGCAGGCCACCGCTGTCGTCGTCATCGGCGGGCTGACCTTCTTCGTCATCAGCGCCGCCGGACTGAGCGGTATCCGTACCGGCACCGCGACGCTGGTCATCTCGCGTGCGTCCTTCGGCGTCCTCGGGAACTTCCCCGCCGGGCTGCTCAACTGGATCGTCTCCATCGGCTACACCATCGTGAACACGGTGGTCGGCACCCTCGCACTCGAATCCCTCTTCGCCGACCTCGGATGGCGCGGTGGCGGTGACACCGCCCGGGCGCTCGCGCTCGTCATCACCCTCGCCGTGACGTTCGCGGTCGCCATGTGGGGCCACGCCACCGTGCAGTTCGCCGAGCGCTGGATGGCGTACGTGCTCGCCGCCGGCTTCGGTGTGCTGCTGGTCTTCCTGCTGCCCGGTGCCACGACGGGCGCCGCTTCCGGCGGTGCGCCCGGGTTCTCCGGCTGGACGCTCGCCTTCGTCGTCATGCTGGCGGGGCCCTTCTCGTACCTGCCGATGCCCGCCGACTACACCCGCTATCTGCCCCGTGAGACCTCGCTGCGCTCCATCACCTGGAGCGGTGCGCTCGGCGGTCTCATCTCGTCCGTCGCGCTCGGTGTCGCCGGTGTCGCGGCCGCCACCCAGGCCGACATGACGGACGCCGTGGCCGGGGTGGAGAAGCTGCTGCCCGGCTGGTTCCAGCCGGTCTTCCTGCTGCTCGTGCTCGGCGGTTCGGTCACCAACTCCATCCTGACCCTCTACTCCTCCAGCCTGAACCTCCAGGTGCTCGGCATCCCGTGGAGCCGGGCCAGGGCGATCATCGTCAGTGTCGTCGTGACCGCGCTCGGCTCACTCGGCGCGCTCTTCCTGGTGGACTTCACCGAGTCCCTGCTGAGCTTCCTCTCCCTGCTGATCATCGTGTTCGCCCCGTGGGGCGGGGTGTTCCTCGCCGACATGCTGATACGCCGCTGCCGGTACGACACCCGCGCGCTGCACGCCGGACGCGGCGGGGCGTACTGGTACCGCGGGGGATTCCACCTCGCCGGGATGGCCTCCCTCGTCGCCGGTATGGCCTTCGCCGCGCTGACCTGCAACTCCGAACTGTGGACGGGGCCCCTGGTCGCCCCGCTCGGCGGCGGCGACCTCACCCTGCTCGGCTCGGTCGTCTCCGGGCTCGTCTACTGGGCGCTCACCCGCCGCCAGTTGCGTACCGCCCCCGCCGACAGCTGA